Genomic segment of Ewingella sp. CoE-038-23:
GTGGCACAGAATGCCTTCGCGATCGGCCACCAGCTCGGTCTGGATAAACAGGTTGCTAAAGGCCGGGTGGGTGAGGTCATTGGCGGCCGGGGCCAGCACCACTTCCGCGTAAGTCGTTATCTCAATGACGCGCGGCTGGCGGCCTCGGTGAGTCAAGGTCATGCGGCGAAGTTCGACGTCATCTTCCGGCGATACCACGATTTTGGTGTGCATGATCAGCTGGCCTTCGGTGCGCTTAAACTCCACGCTGGCGTCGGTAAACACTGCCTGATAAAGACTGGCCTTTTGCCCCATCGGCTGCCACGCGTTGCTCCACACCTCGCCGGTCTGTGGGTCACTGATATAGCAGAAGGTGCCGCGCTGGTCGCGGGTGGCATCTTCGCGCCAGCGGGTCAGCGCGAGATTGTGCCAGGTGCTGTAGCCGCCGCCCGCCTGCGTCAGCATCAGGTGGTAATGGGTGTTTGATAGCAACTGCACTTCGGGAATAGGGCTGTCCACATTGTTGAATTCGCGAATATCCACATTCACCGCCTGTAGCGAACCCTCCACCGATTCAAACTGGCGGCGCGGGCTGTAGAGATCCACGGCGTCAGGCACGCGCTCTTGCAGCAGCAGGCGCGCCGACTGGAATGAGGTATTGGCGGCGAAGCGATCGACCATCGGCGCGTCGAGCAGCAAATGCGACAGCGCGAGGAAGCCCATACCCTGATGGTGCGCCATATAAGAGCGCACAATCACGTAGCTTTGCCCACGGTTGAGGCGCGACGGGGTGTGGTCCAGCGCCTCGTAGAAGCCATACTGGCCGCGCGCGCCCAGCGCCTCCAGTTCCAGCAGGTTGCCGCAGGCTTTTTGCGGCTCGACCACCAGCGCCATCAGCGTGGCATACGGGGCGATCACCATGTCTTCGCCCAAGCCGCGCTTCAGGCCCAGGCCCGGCACGCCGAACGCGTGATACTGGTAGTTATGGTTGGGGTCGAAGGAGGCGTAGGCCGATTCAGAAATCCCCCACGGCACGCCGTGCTCGTTACCCCAGTCAATCTGGCGTTTCACGGCGGCGCGGCACATCTGCACCAGCAGGGTGTCGGGATAGCCCGGCATCACCAGCTGCGGCATCAGATATTCAAACATCGAGCCGCTCCACGACATCAGCGACGGCTTTTTGTCTATCTGGGTAAACAGCCTGCCGAGGGCAAACCAGCTTTTCAGCGGCAGTTGGTTGGTGGCAATGGTGAAGTAGTTGGTGAGGCGAATCTCCGAAGGAAGCAGGTCGTAATGGCCGCTATCCAGCTTATTAATGTCGCAGTTATAGCCGACACTCAGCAGGCTAGTGGTGGTGTTGTAGAGGAATTTGAAGTCCATCCGCGCATGGTCGGCGAGGCGTTTTTCCAGTTCGCTAATCAGCACCAGCCGCTTGCGCGCCAGGGTGACGGTCAGCGCGATTTTGGCCCGGTTCAGCCCCGGCACTTTGCCTTCCAACTGAGACAACCAGACCAGCGAAGGCAGCACTTTGCCCCCCGGCTCTTGCTGCATCCAGCCATAAAGCAGCGCCCACTCTTGGCAAAATTCGCTTAGTTGTACCTTGAGCGCACTCAGCCAGCGCACGTCGCCATTGGGTTCTAGCAGCAGCGTCGAGGTCAGAGTCAGCATGGCATTTAGCTCATTGAACACCTGATGCTGCGGCAGTCCGCTGGCGTTAAGCCAGTGCTGACGCAGCGGCTTGAGGGTTTCCCGTTTGCCGGTCCCCGCGCCGCTTTCCACCAGATAGAGGGTGTCTTCGATCCCCGCCAGTACCTGTTTGATGTCAATCGCGGGCAGATGGCGCAAGGCCGCCAGCCCGGTGCTCAGAGTGAGCAAGTGCCCGGCCAGATTGCCGCTATCGACGCTGGAGATATAGCGCGGATTGAGCGGCGCGAGGGTGCGGGTGTCATACCAGTTATAGAGGTGGCCGCGATAGTGCTCGAGCTTGTCCAGCGTATCCAGCGTATTGGTGGTGCGCAGCAGCAGATCGCCCTGCGTGATATAGCCGAAGTCCATCGCCGTCATGTTGGCCAGCAGCGACAGGCCGATATTGGTCGGCGAGGTGCGGTGAGCAATCACCGGCTCCGGCACCTCCTGATAGTTATCCGGCGGCAGCCAGTTCTCGTCTTTATTCACGAAGGTGGCGAAGAAGGCCCAGGTTTCGCGGGCGGTCTGGCGCAGGAAGCGGCGCTGTTTCAGGTTGATATCCGCCTGAGGCTTGCCCGGCGTTTTGCTCATCCAGCTCAGCAGGCGCGGCGCGAAGAACCACAGTACGCCCAGCGGCACGGCGAGCGTCATATACAGCGGGTTGAAGTGCAGGGTCAGCAGCACAAACAGCACCCCGGCCAGCGGGTTAACCCACATGGCGCGGTAGAAGTTCTCCGGTGACAGCGAATAGCGGGTTTTACTGGCGTCGAAGCTGGCCCACTCATTGAGATGCTTATGGCTGATGGCCAGCCGCCACAGGGTGACGAGGATAGCCTTCAGGTTGTAATAGCTCTCGTGCGGCAGGGTACTGAGGGTCAGTAACAGGTGCGACAGGCGGGTCAGCGTCGAGGCCAACACGGTTTTGACATGCTGCAACAGCGGGCGTCGCGGACCTTTATTCAGCAGGTCTAACAGCAGCGCCACCGCCGTCGGGAATAGCAGCAGCGTGGCGATAAAGCCCAGCCAGTAGGCCGGATTGGGCACTATCGTGATAGTGCAAAACAGCATCACCAGCAGGCTTGGCGCCACCAGGCTGCGGCGCAGGTTGTCGAGCAGTTTCCAGCGCGACAGGGTACTTAGCGGGTTGGCGTGGCGCGTGCCATCGGCCCGCCGCACCCGCAGGCGCAGCCAGTTGAGCAACTGCCAGTCGCCGCGGATCCAGCGCGAACGGCGCGCCGCGTCCACCAGATAGTTGGCCGGATATTGCTCATACAGCACCACGTCGCTCAGCATGCCGGAACGGGCGTAGCAGCCTTCCAACAGGTCGTGGCTGAGCACCAGATTTTCCGGGCAGGTGTTGTGGGTGGCCTGAGTGAACATATCGACATCGTAGATGCCCTTGCCGACAAAAGATCCCTCGCCAAACAGGTCCTGATAGATGTCTGACGACATGGAGGAGTAAGGATCATTGCCCGGCTTACTGCTGCTCAGGGCGGCGTAGCGCCCCTGACCGTAGCGCGGGATCTCCTCAGCCAGTCGCGGTTGCAGGATGGCGTAGCCCTCGACCACTCGACCAAGTTCAGCGTCAAAAATCGGATGGTTGAGCGGGTGGGCCATGGCGGCAACCAGCTGATGGGCCGTGGCGCGGGGCAGCACGGTATCGCTGTCGAGGGTAATGACGTACTTCACCTTGGAGAGCTGTTGCTGAGTGGCACCAATCACGGTGGAGAAAGCGTTGCTCTGGCCACGCAGCCAGTGGTTAAGGGCGCTCAGCTTGCCGCGTTTGCGCTCATAGCCCATCCATACGCCTTGCGACGGGTTGAACTCACTTTCGCGATGCAGCAGGCTGAACAGTCCGTCGGGTGCCTGCGGATAGCGGCGATTGAGCAGCTCGATTTGCGCCGTGGCGTATTCCAGCAGGCGATCGTCGGCGTCGCGATAACGGGTGTTACTGTCGTGAAAATCGGCGATCAGGGCGAAATAGAGGTGAGCGCGGGTGTTGCCGAGATAACAGACTTCGAGGCTGTTGACCAAGGCGTCAATCCCCGCGCGGCTGCCGAGCAGGCAGGGAATGGCCACCAGCGTGCTGAAGCGTTCGGGGATCTCTTTGGAGAAATCCAGCCGTGGCAAAGGGTGCGGCGTGCGGCTGCGGGTGGTGGCTTCGCTCAGTAAACTCATCACAAACTGGCTACAGACAATCACAATCGGAATAGCCAGCAGCCACAGCGGCCAGGTCATGCCTCGATCGTGGGTGTGCAGCAGCAGATCGGCGGTGAGGGCGGTGATTAGCAGGCTCAGGCTGCCCAGCCATGAAAGCAAAGGGGTTTTGTTGAGCTGCTGGCGAAAACGGCTGAGGGCTGAATAGCGGATATCCAGATGCTTCTCGAGCGCGTCGCGGCCTTTATCCACCAGAAAATAGCCGACGTGGCGCATGCGGCTGTCCGGCGGCGCGGCTTGGGTCAGGGCAATCACCTGCCGGGCAACGCCGGCTTCATCATAAATACAGTGGCGCGCCAGCATCTCAATCACGTGGCGATAATTATCGCGGGTGTCGAAGTGCATGGTCGGATAAATGCCCGCCGGGTCCTGGTGCAAGATGCTCTCCACCAGACTCATGCTTTCGGCGAAGTCCGCCCAGTCCATCTCATTCAACTGGCGCAGGCCAATAATGCTGTTACTGACGGAGAGCTGGCTGACGGCTAACTGCTGGTTGAAACGGGCAATCAGCTCAGAGGTGGTCAGGCCGACCTCGGTCAGACGCTGCTCAATCCAGGTCAACGGCAGGGCCAGCATCGAGCCGTGGCCTTGCAGTCGGCGCACTAACTCGGCGACAAAGGCACTGGTGCGCGGCGGGTTGGTGCGCGCCATGTCGGCGATCACGATGATCAAACGCGCCGGGTCGTTTTCGGCGGTGTCCTGCATTTTGTTCACCCAGCGGTCGGCCAGATTGCGCTCTTGCTGGGCCTTCGCCACGTCGATACTCACTCGCCGCAGATTCTCAATCAGCGCCAGACGCAGCATGCCGGGCAGCGCCCACAGCTCGCCCAGTTTCAGCGGCGTGACTTTCTGGTAGGCGGTCATAAAACGCGTAAGGGTGGTGGCATCCCAGTGGCCGTCGCTGTGGGCGATAACCTCGGTAGCGATGTCATAGATGCGCGGGCAGTTGTGCGGCGCAGCCAGCGCGGGCAGGCCTTTACCGAAGTTTTTCGGCAACAGCTGACGCACCAGGCGAATCTGTTCTTCAATCAGATAAAAGTTATCGAGCAGCCACTCGCCAGCCGGGGCGATGCTTTTTTTGTCGCCCGTGCTGAGGATCTGACAGTTACGCGTCAGCATGGTTTCATTGGCATCCAGCCGTTTGAGCAGGTAATAAGGCGCTTTTTTGCTCGACAGCTTATGGGATTGCGCCAGTTTTCGGCCGTAGCGCTCCATCTGATCTACTGAGAATAACTCCGCTTGAATGGCGGACGTTTCCTGATTTTCTTTCGTACTACCGGCTGAAACCGGCTGATCTTTATGACTTTTAAACCAATCACTGAACGGGATTTTCACGCAAACATTCCTTATGCGTACGCAAAAGGACAGGCTTAGACACGACGATGTGGGTACGCAAATTGAGTGAAGAAATAGCGAGGAAGCTTCACGGATGAACGGTGTAGAAAATAACCGGTTGGTTTAAGCTTAGCAGTGTTCTTCGTGGTGCTGAGTTTATATTACAGAGTTGCGAATGGGCTTGGCTTTGCCTTTGACGATTTTCAGCGCTTTATCCGGGTCGCCCGCCACAAATTCAAAGGTCGGTGAATAGTAAAAAGGCAGCCAGCCGC
This window contains:
- a CDS encoding GH36-type glycosyl hydrolase domain-containing protein, producing the protein MKIPFSDWFKSHKDQPVSAGSTKENQETSAIQAELFSVDQMERYGRKLAQSHKLSSKKAPYYLLKRLDANETMLTRNCQILSTGDKKSIAPAGEWLLDNFYLIEEQIRLVRQLLPKNFGKGLPALAAPHNCPRIYDIATEVIAHSDGHWDATTLTRFMTAYQKVTPLKLGELWALPGMLRLALIENLRRVSIDVAKAQQERNLADRWVNKMQDTAENDPARLIIVIADMARTNPPRTSAFVAELVRRLQGHGSMLALPLTWIEQRLTEVGLTTSELIARFNQQLAVSQLSVSNSIIGLRQLNEMDWADFAESMSLVESILHQDPAGIYPTMHFDTRDNYRHVIEMLARHCIYDEAGVARQVIALTQAAPPDSRMRHVGYFLVDKGRDALEKHLDIRYSALSRFRQQLNKTPLLSWLGSLSLLITALTADLLLHTHDRGMTWPLWLLAIPIVIVCSQFVMSLLSEATTRSRTPHPLPRLDFSKEIPERFSTLVAIPCLLGSRAGIDALVNSLEVCYLGNTRAHLYFALIADFHDSNTRYRDADDRLLEYATAQIELLNRRYPQAPDGLFSLLHRESEFNPSQGVWMGYERKRGKLSALNHWLRGQSNAFSTVIGATQQQLSKVKYVITLDSDTVLPRATAHQLVAAMAHPLNHPIFDAELGRVVEGYAILQPRLAEEIPRYGQGRYAALSSSKPGNDPYSSMSSDIYQDLFGEGSFVGKGIYDVDMFTQATHNTCPENLVLSHDLLEGCYARSGMLSDVVLYEQYPANYLVDAARRSRWIRGDWQLLNWLRLRVRRADGTRHANPLSTLSRWKLLDNLRRSLVAPSLLVMLFCTITIVPNPAYWLGFIATLLLFPTAVALLLDLLNKGPRRPLLQHVKTVLASTLTRLSHLLLTLSTLPHESYYNLKAILVTLWRLAISHKHLNEWASFDASKTRYSLSPENFYRAMWVNPLAGVLFVLLTLHFNPLYMTLAVPLGVLWFFAPRLLSWMSKTPGKPQADINLKQRRFLRQTARETWAFFATFVNKDENWLPPDNYQEVPEPVIAHRTSPTNIGLSLLANMTAMDFGYITQGDLLLRTTNTLDTLDKLEHYRGHLYNWYDTRTLAPLNPRYISSVDSGNLAGHLLTLSTGLAALRHLPAIDIKQVLAGIEDTLYLVESGAGTGKRETLKPLRQHWLNASGLPQHQVFNELNAMLTLTSTLLLEPNGDVRWLSALKVQLSEFCQEWALLYGWMQQEPGGKVLPSLVWLSQLEGKVPGLNRAKIALTVTLARKRLVLISELEKRLADHARMDFKFLYNTTTSLLSVGYNCDINKLDSGHYDLLPSEIRLTNYFTIATNQLPLKSWFALGRLFTQIDKKPSLMSWSGSMFEYLMPQLVMPGYPDTLLVQMCRAAVKRQIDWGNEHGVPWGISESAYASFDPNHNYQYHAFGVPGLGLKRGLGEDMVIAPYATLMALVVEPQKACGNLLELEALGARGQYGFYEALDHTPSRLNRGQSYVIVRSYMAHHQGMGFLALSHLLLDAPMVDRFAANTSFQSARLLLQERVPDAVDLYSPRRQFESVEGSLQAVNVDIREFNNVDSPIPEVQLLSNTHYHLMLTQAGGGYSTWHNLALTRWREDATRDQRGTFCYISDPQTGEVWSNAWQPMGQKASLYQAVFTDASVEFKRTEGQLIMHTKIVVSPEDDVELRRMTLTHRGRQPRVIEITTYAEVVLAPAANDLTHPAFSNLFIQTELVADREGILCHRRPREENEACPWLFHMLAIHGPTDRETSFETDRAAFIGRGHTSADPQALANPGPLGNSAGPVLDPIVAIRQRVVLKPGVPLVIDMVYGITPERHLSLAMMEKYRDHNIADRVFELAWSHSQVTLRQINANEDDANFYNRLASAVLFPSAELRADAQTLGRNRRGQSGLWGHALSGDLPIVLLSITSAENILMVTHLIRAHNYWRLKGLSVDLVILSNDQGGYQQELHNEIMSRVAAGAESSLMDKPGGIFVRKGEHMTSEDRTLLMSVASIWFDDRHGGLLDQFNQKMQQPQNIQPLLVPMSILPKNLHAPREFDTHSLSFFNGLGGFSPDGREYQILLPEGKNTPAPWSNVIANANFGTVISESGQAYTWFENAHEYRLTPWENDPVTDGSGEAFYLRDEESGEVWSPMPLPVRGDGDYLTRHGFGYCRFEHRQSGIDSELTVLVAEHAPVKLFILTLSNSSGRPRKLSATGYVEWIMADLRAKSAMHVMTRSASVDKGCGVLATNYYGSNGSERTAFFAVTGVHCSVSGDRREFLGRNGSPRAPAAMQFQRLSGKTGAGLDPCGAVQSATTLIDGDQRTFVFTLGLGQNAQDAEQLIRQFLDENAARRELDNIHHHWHQVLDKIQIHTPEPSVNLLTNGWLIYQTLACRIMARSGYYQSGGAFGFRDQLQDTLSLTHAAPERMREQILLCASRQFAEGDVQHWWHPPSGNGVRTRCSDDYLWLPLAMCHYIEVTGDVAIADQPVGYIEARLLAPEEESFYEQPTLSNLNESLFEHGVRAIKHGLNFGKNGLPLMGAGDWNDGMNNVGIKGQGESVWLGFFLYNVLQRFAALAERLGKAEIATLCQQQAATLKQNLHDNAWDGEWYLRGYFDSGETLGSHLNNECQIDAIAQSWSVLSGAGDPERSQLAMKQLDNRLVDDQAGLIRLLTPPFNGDGPNPGYIRGYLPGVRENGGQYTHGAIWAVMAFAEMGDIERAWQLMSLINPINHSLNAEGVDRYKVEPYVITADIYTVDPHNGRGGWSWYTGSAGWTYRLITESLLGIKRHGEFISIHTRLPADWPQVSLTYQQGSSQYHITVKRGENGYQVVMDGQPVSDGMIPVRDDGVNHQVEVWLAE